The Rhinolophus sinicus isolate RSC01 linkage group LG07, ASM3656204v1, whole genome shotgun sequence genomic interval TATGACATCTGTTATACTGATTTCTGCCTTTTTTGCATTATTTAGGAAATATATCCTGGACAATTCCAACCATCTCTCTGTCACAAATTCATAGCCTTGTCagataaggaaggaaaactgCTGCGCAACTATACTCAGAACATAGATACACTGGAGCAGGTTGCAGGAATCCAAAGGATAATTCAGTGTCATGGTCAGTAAACTTCAGAATTGCTTTCTGTTATTTAAATAGTTTGTTGAAAGTAGGCTGCTATATAGGAATGGGGATTGagctttattattatattatctgATCAATTGtagataaaataattagaatgcaaaaaaatgaaatcagaagaaTTGGCCTTGACGTTTAATTgtacaaacatgaaaaattaatgtGCTTTTGGATTTCAAAAGACGTAGCAGTTGCATTCCATTAAATTCTTTTTACTAACCTTTTGGATTACAAAAGTAGTAATATCTATGTATGAAAAACATGACATCTTTAGAATGAAACCAGAGGAACTGGGTAGTTTAGATGTACAGGATTCAAAAATTTAGACTTTTCAATCTAAAACAAATATGAACAgaccattttctttgtttatctaaacttttaaaacataattactaATTAAGCTAAGGTAATACAATTATAACCCTCCAACTCTAGAATTTTAGTGCTGGAGGAGTTGGtttattttataggaaagaaTAGATTGATCATTGTATCAACATCTCAGCAACTGAAGATTGGATTCTCTTCTTTATTATATAACTATTTTAATTCTTCGTCTGCTAGACTGTCccataaaatctcttaaaatttttaaattctctttaacTTTCCTGGTGTCAAACTTTCTATTAGAGCCTTTGTGATATGcttaataaatggaaacatttctttaataaaacatgTGTATATTGGTTGTTTTTAGGTTCCTTTGCAACAGCGTCTTGCCTGATTTGTAAATACAAAGTTGACTGTGAAGCTGTACGAGGAGATATTTTTAATCAGGTAATTTATCACCCATATTTTAGGAACTGTGCATGTCTCtgatctatttcttcttttgcctccaatcctttttttttccttgaaagtatTTATGTGGTACAGAAAAATCTAGGGAAGAGAGTGTTATCATTGGGCAGACTGGTGAAATACACAAGAAACTTTTAATATCTTAAGGTGAAAACATTGTTCCATAATGCCGCTAAAGTGATGAAATTGGctccttaataaataaaaacccagATCATAAGTGTTGCTATATTAGTTTTTCTTCTTACTCTCCTTTTTTAGTGTCTGTTAGATTCAGAATCTTAAATTAGGGtggtaattatttaaaacatttaaaaaactactGTAAAAGGTATTTCTTGTATGCTCACTGCCAAAAAACTACAGGAAGATACAGTAGAGAATAAAAACcatccagaaataaattctgtGAACTTAACCTGCATAATCAAATATGAAAAGGATAGAGTGTTAAATGGAATTGTATCctacaaactttttttaaaggaataagtgtgtgtgtgtgtgtgtgtgtgtgtgtgtgtctgtctgtcggtctacatgtgtgcacatgtatacacaggttggtttttcctttttatacagTGCACTCTTGAATATCAAATGTAGGTCTATACAGAGTCACAGTAGCACAGATAATAGCAAcattgtatttcattgtatgttaATAAAAGGTCAATGACAGTTGGCATTGATGTTTAGGTTATGTCTAGTTTTTCCTGCTATTCACATCTTTTCTggcctttttttcttgtttttatgattCTGAAATGCATTCTTAGGAAGTGTGGAAATGTTGACTATTTCTAACTTgtgctttcccttttcttccccacctcaACCAAAATCTGAAACATACAGGTGGTTCCTCGATGTCCTCGGTGCCCAGCTGATGAACCACTTGCTATCATGAAACCAGAGATTGtcttttttggtgaaaatttaCCAGAACAGTTTCATAGAGCCATGAAGTATGACAAAGATGAAGTTGATCTCCTCATTGTTATTGGGtcttccctgaaagtaagaccagTAGCACTAATTCCAAGTAAGTTGGTGGTGATTTTTAGagaatatttctgtatttatattgACATGGGTTGTATCTGTACAGTAGACCCCAGTGATCTTTCTGTTTCTGGATAGAGTGGTAAAGAGCCAAACTTAATATTTTAGGTGACATTTTTGTTCATGAAGATTGGTTAATCTGACATTTTGGTTGGGTGGAAGGGTTGTCAAAACGGAAGTAATGTCAGATTCTAATGTATACTGAAAATTAAGACAAAGGGAAACAGTTCAACTTTAAGTTAAAATGTATAGCTTGACAGAAGTGTAATGTATTATGTAAAATAGAATTTGGGGTTCAGAATGATTGGCTCATTTTTGTAAGAATAACTATCATGCCTTGTCATAATTATTATATGTGCATCTATTTTATGCACAAGGGTGTTTGTGTATAAAAATGCTCAAATACAATTTAAGTCCCTATTATTCTCAGGAACGTTTCTTTAACGTGCTCTCATGCTACCTTTTTTCTCACTCTAGTGAGGAAGCTAGGGAGATAAGGAAGATGGAGGAACTAGCTCAGTAGCATCAGGTGTGCCCGAAAAAAAATGAGggcaggagaaaaggagagacttAATCAGAAAACAGTTAGACACCAGCAATCTAATAGGCAGCCAGAGTAAAGACTTGGAAGAAACAAGGAATTACTCACCAATTGTGCGTCTTTTTCCTACTCCCAGGTGTAGTGGCTTTTAGCAGTTTAACTCAGTCTTCCCTAAATAGCTGTGAAATTCTATTAAAGTAGAATAGAGGacaatatataattaaacaaaacatgaaaatttaatgTACAAGAtcctttgtttttagttttctctttaaagGTAAGGCAGAGAAATTCTTAAAAGCTTTCTGTGGGGTAGTATAGTGTGTTGGTGATAGGTAAaggtacatttaaaaagtttaagacaGGTATATAATAGTGGAGAATAGACTtgtgagaattttcattttaaaaaaaatttttttcaattatagttgacatacaacattatattaatttcaggtgtacaacatagtgattagacacttacataCCTTATGAAGCGATCACCTCAGTAAGTCTAGTACCGATCTggcaccatacagttattacaatattattgattgtattccctatgctgtactatacatccccattactatttttgtaacttgtactactttcaattacagttgacatccaacattatattagttttaggtgtacagtgtagtgattagacatttatataatttatgaagtgacctgattagtactcacctgacactatagttatttcattattgactatattccttatgccataCTTTACATTCccttgactattttataactaccagtttgcacttaatccctttccctccttttcacccatccttctATCTGGTGACTTTAAGTTTGTTCTCTattatctatgagcttgttttgttctttagatttcatatatactgtattttgccacgGTTTTGGTCcaaatttcaggggaaaaatcttttaacttttcaattcaattttttatttgtttacatttaggtactttttttttgtattataaaggaattttagcatttttaacattatggtacaagaaattttatgtaataagtAATTTCACTTTGTGTAacaccttctaggtccatccatgttgtcgcaaatggcaagatttcattccttttacgGCTGTGTAAcattccatcatatatatgtatatcttctttatccattcgtctattgaaggacacttaagttgttttcgtatcttggctattttattgtaaataatgctgcagtgaacatagggttggatgtatctttttgaattagtgttttggatttctttggatatatacccacaagtggaattacTACATCATAaggtattttgaatttttttaagactctccatactgttttccattccatggtggctgcaccaatttgcagtcctgCCAActctccacatcttcgccagcaGTCCCAGTTGGTtctgtgttttctatttccttttttatgttctctgtctctttgttgaagttctcactgagttcatctatccTCCCAATTTCAGCGACCTTATAACCAGTCTTTTGAATTCTCTATCTGGTagattgcctgtctccatttagagttctttttctggagttttgtcctgttcttttatttgggacatgttcatCTCATTTTGATCaactctgtttgtttctatgtattaggtagatttgctgTGTCTCCTCGTCTTGACAGATTGGATTTACGTTAAAGATGTCATGTAGCAGGAGTCACtttagtgggggtggggaggtggggttcCGGTGCTAGCTGAGGCCCCCTTTGGATGTTGTCCGTTATGGAGCTAGTTGATTGGAGCCTGGTTGTCATTGGAAGTTGGCCACAGGTGGGTTggtctggagcctcttgggaggggcttttgTGCAGGCCAAAGTCAGTTGCAGTTTGTGCTGGGTTTGAGGTCACTTGGCAGGAGCTACCATGCATGCTGAGACTAGATGCTGCTTGTGTgaggtttgtggacctttgagagtcTGTAGCACAAGCCGAGGCAAGCTGCTTACAAGCAGAAGCCACCAGGAGAAGCCCTGGCCAGCCCTGTGATTTGGGTGGGGTCAACACTGTTAGCCAGATTAATAGAGTACACAGATTTAGTGCCCACTTGCACCAGGCAGGCTGGGTGAGAGTgagttcaacaaaggaacaatagaACCTGGCAGAACTTCCATACCTGGAAAGAGTTGCCCCAATCCCTGCCATTCTAGCCATCGCTCTGAAGTTAGTCAATTTacttcctccccgtatgtccctggtgtttttcaagctgctgtcctTGTGCTGGAGCGTAGAGGGAGTTTGTGTGGGCCCTTTAGAGCAGCACCTCCACCTTTTGCAGCACTTTGTCTCCCTTGGACACAATTcctgctggtttttacagccacatgttatggagatttctttttctggcatACGCATAGGTAGGTGCACTGGGCTGTAGACGCTCATGTGGGCTGGGAACCTCTTGCTTCTCAGgtgggacctccacagccaatgTATTCCTCCACAGTCTTCTAATCATCACACTGTGTGTGATCCTGCTTGGTCAGCATCTTCACCGTCCTAACAGTCTtaacgtggcttctttatatccttagtcataCGAGCTCTGTTTAGCTTGTCTTCATGTGGTTCTTAGTGACTGTCtttacaatttagttgtaattttgatgttaaCCGTTGAGAATAGACAAGCTCTTCCTTTCTCTACCATCTTAACCGGAAGTTTTCACACTCTGTACTGGGAGTAAAATAAAGATCACTTACTACATGCCAAGAATTCTTCTGTACACTtgacatatattaactcatttaatcctcatcacaaCCTTTTGGaaaagtattattatccccattatacaAGCAAGGAAATTGAGGTATAGAGTGGAAAAGTTTAAGATTGCTCAGAGGAAACCAATTGACAGAACCTGAAATTTTATGAAAGATGCTCCTTACCTGCTCATCTGTTTTCTTAATAGCTTGAtgaaatgttttccctttttctaacTCTTATTTTTCACCCCATTTTTAGGTTCCATACCCCATGAAGTGCCTCAGATATTAATTAATAGGGAACCTTTGCCTCATCTGCATTTTGATGTAGAGCTTCTTGGAGACTGTGATGTCATAATTAATGAATTGTGTCATAGGTTAGGTGGTGAATATGCCAAACTTTGCTGCAATCCTGTGAAGCTttcagaaataactgaaaaaccTCCACGAACACAAAAAGATTTGGCTCATTTGTTGGAGCTGCCACCCACACCTCTTAATATTTCAGAAGGCTCAAGTTCACCAGAAAGAACTTCACCACCAGATTCTTCAGTGATTGTCACATTTTTAGACCAAGCAACAAAGAGTAATGTTGATGCAGATGTTTCTGAATCAGGAGATTGTATGGGAGAAAAATCACAGGAAGTACAGACTTCTACTAGGAGCACTGAAAGTGTTACTGAACAGTTGGAGAGTCCAGATTTGAAGAACCTTGGCTCCAGTACTggtgagaaaagtgaaagaaCTTCAGTTGCTGAAACAGTGAGAAAGTGCTGGCCAGCTAGACTCGCAAAGGAGCAGATTAGTAAACGGCTTGATGGTAAGAAcctattataattattaacaaaatatttgcaagaaaCGAGCAAATTTAGGAAGTTAGTTGATAGGATAACTTTATGCAGCTAAATTGTATTTAGAAAAATTGTAAAGTTGAGCAGTCAAGCTAGAGAAACAGTGGTGTCTTACATAATATGGGGAAGAAATAGTGTCTTCAGGTAGGAAGTATTGTATCTGGGCTACAGGGGGGAAGTATGAGGAACATAGAGGTTAAGTACCCCATGCAAGATAACAACTACGACTTGGAAGAGCCAAGATTGGATTCCAGGCCTATCTTTAAAAGAGCCTGCCCTTTTAACCATTATGCTGTGTTGTCTCAGACCTAGAAAACATCTGTTTCTTCTCCATTATTTATAAGGAATAACATCTACCCTGTTGTGTCACATGGGAAGTTTTTAACAATTAGTATTAACATAGGTGAAATCACTCAACTTTTTGGAAATCAGTGTTTTAATTCCAAGTAGCATATATGGTGAAAATCCTAAGTAAAAAATAGACTCTAAGTTAGATGCAGCAATTTTGTACAACCCATTCCATTTACCATACATGGTGAAAACTGACAAATTTTAGACAAATGTATGAAGTGTTGTAATCATTTGTTGTAAATGAATTTTAGTTCAGTTGAATAAGCCTTTGGGCCTTTCCATACCAGGCATTAATTAGTAAGTTCTGGAGACACAATGATCAGTCTACTGATATTGGTATATAATTATagattataaaaaaatgtatgtataaaaaagTAGATACTACTTGAAGAGATTAGGTTATAGAAAGCTTTCTAAAATCCTAACTTTGGATTTTGATCTCAAACAATGAGTTAAAAGTAAAGGAAGTCTtcagaagggaaatgaaaaaaagcataGAAGAATGCTTCATGTTTGCAAATGTGGCAAGAGTCAGACAAAATAATTGCTGATTTAGTCAGGTAATATAAGTCTCTACCATACACAAAGTCTGCCTATGCACTAAGACTTTTGCACTGGGggttttcttacacatttttttgtccCAATAAACAAATGTTAAACCTGGAGCCGTCTCTCTGGTGTTATACTTTGGTTTTACTCTACAAATTTATGCCTTAAAGGTACAGGTTTTGCAATTAGACCCAAGTTGCCTCAGATCTACCTTGGGCAGAGCTATTTAATAATCTCTCAGATTCTtaatcagtaaaatgggaatagcacATACTTCGTAACACtgtgagaatttaaaaagataactgaTGACAAGAGTGTTAAAACCAAATGACCACTAGATTTCACTCACTCATTTTAGTTTGCCACTATTTACATGGTAAGGTCAAGGTTAGAAAGGAGGAAGTGGGAACATATATGAAGTAAACGGACTTGAAgtgttttgatggttgccaagaAAACAGACAGGTATTAGGGTACTTGGGCTGAGAAATAGATTATTCAGTTATTCAGGGGGACCAGAACAGAATAAATCACTTTTTAGAAGCATGGGCCAAAACTATAGAAAAGTTAAGTGTAGGCCAACCATGTGCTGGAATCCTTAAAAGACTACGAATGGGTGTAATTCAAAGGAGATGGCCCTATTAAGATGTGCCAGATGGGGTTGCCTGTTACCAATTACAAGTACTTGTCCCTCCTCTGATGGTGGAGATTAATACCAGTGGCTTAGAAAACTGAAGAATACTATGTTCTCTTGAAAGAAGAGACTTGAGGATCTAAATTTGTACTACAGACTACACTCTGAATCGGTGGTGAAGCCATTATATTTAATGAAGATGCATAATACATGCTTTAGAGAAGTTCTAGTCAATGAACATGAATTAGGTATCTAATACAGACTAGTCTGGACACTTCATTTCACCTCATCAAATTTGTTAAAGGGAATTGGCTAAGTAATCTTTATTGAACATAGTTCTTTACGTTTTTCATGATTTACCTTATGAGGtaattgaggcacagaggggtAACTGCCCAAAATACAAAGCTGGTGAGTGGCAGAATTCAGATTTGCACCCAGTACTGAGTCTACAGCTTGTTTTTGATGAAAAACACTACAGTAATAATAGCCTTTAATAGTGATACTCAGATAAAAGGCAGAGCTGGAACCTACACTTACTCTAGATTTATCAATCAGACTCCTACAAGACTAGAAAtaacttattatttctcttttattgctgTATTTCAGGTAATCAATATCTGTTTTTACCACCAAATCGTTACATTTTCCATGGTGCTGAGGTATATTCAGACTCTGAAGATGACGTCTTATCCTCTAGTTCTTGTGGCAGTAATAGTGATAGTGGAACATGCCAGAGTCCAAGTTTAGAAGAACCCATTGAGGATGAAAGTGAGATTGAAGAATTTTACAATGGTTTGGAAGATGATGCTGATATTAATGAGAGAGCTGGAggaactggatttggagctgatggaGGTGATCAAGAGACAGTTAACGAAGCTGTATCTATGAAGCAGGAAGCAACAGACATTAACTATCCATCAAACAAATTATAATGTACTAATTGTCCAGGTATAGGAATTGTTCCACCAGCATTAAATAGCATGTCAAAATGAATGTTTACTTGTGAACATGATAGAACAAAGGAAACCAGAAAGGTGTAATATTTATAGACTGgaaaatattgcttttttcaTGGGTAGTTTTTAACTTCATTATTTCTGTACTTGTCCATTCAacactaacttttttttaaaaagaaaggtacTAAGTATCTTTAATCTGCTCTTGGTCAAGACTTTCTTTTAAAGATTCATTTGTATGatacatctatatgtatatataattttgtttttgcctaGTGAGTTTcgacattttaaagttttcaaaaagcCATTGGAATGTTAAATTAATGTAAAGGGAACAGCTTATCTAGACCAAAGAAtggtattttcacatttttatttgtaacatTGAATGGTTTGAAATCCTCAAATCTCTGTTCTGCTAAACTTTTGATTGTTTATTAGCACAGTTAACCTATTTTTAAACACTGGCATTTCCCAAAACTTGTGGcagctaactttttaaaa includes:
- the SIRT1 gene encoding NAD-dependent protein deacetylase sirtuin-1 isoform X3; this translates as MCLCSGRKTILEIYPGQFQPSLCHKFIALSDKEGKLLRNYTQNIDTLEQVAGIQRIIQCHGSFATASCLICKYKVDCEAVRGDIFNQVVPRCPRCPADEPLAIMKPEIVFFGENLPEQFHRAMKYDKDEVDLLIVIGSSLKVRPVALIPSSIPHEVPQILINREPLPHLHFDVELLGDCDVIINELCHRLGGEYAKLCCNPVKLSEITEKPPRTQKDLAHLLELPPTPLNISEGSSSPERTSPPDSSVIVTFLDQATKSNVDADVSESGDCMGEKSQEVQTSTRSTESVTEQLESPDLKNLGSSTGEKSERTSVAETVRKCWPARLAKEQISKRLDGNQYLFLPPNRYIFHGAEVYSDSEDDVLSSSSCGSNSDSGTCQSPSLEEPIEDESEIEEFYNGLEDDADINERAGGTGFGADGGDQETVNEAVSMKQEATDINYPSNKL
- the SIRT1 gene encoding NAD-dependent protein deacetylase sirtuin-1 isoform X1 → MADEAALALQPGGSPSAVAAEREAASPPAGEPLRKRPRRDGPGLGRSPGEPDGAAPEREVLAAAGGGPALWREAAAATAGGEREAQAAAPGGGDNGPGLQGLSLEPPPADDFDDDDDEGEEEDEVAAIGYRDNLLFGDEIITNGFHSCESDEDDRASHASSSDWTPRPRIGPYTFVQQHLMIGTDPRTILKDLLPETIPPPELDDMTLWQIVINILSEPPKRKKRKDINTIEDAVKLLQECKKIIVLTGAGVSVSCGIPDFRSRDGIYARLAVDFPDLPDPQAMFDIEYFRKDPRPFFKFAKEIYPGQFQPSLCHKFIALSDKEGKLLRNYTQNIDTLEQVAGIQRIIQCHGSFATASCLICKYKVDCEAVRGDIFNQVVPRCPRCPADEPLAIMKPEIVFFGENLPEQFHRAMKYDKDEVDLLIVIGSSLKVRPVALIPSSIPHEVPQILINREPLPHLHFDVELLGDCDVIINELCHRLGGEYAKLCCNPVKLSEITEKPPRTQKDLAHLLELPPTPLNISEGSSSPERTSPPDSSVIVTFLDQATKSNVDADVSESGDCMGEKSQEVQTSTRSTESVTEQLESPDLKNLGSSTGEKSERTSVAETVRKCWPARLAKEQISKRLDGNQYLFLPPNRYIFHGAEVYSDSEDDVLSSSSCGSNSDSGTCQSPSLEEPIEDESEIEEFYNGLEDDADINERAGGTGFGADGGDQETVNEAVSMKQEATDINYPSNKL
- the SIRT1 gene encoding NAD-dependent protein deacetylase sirtuin-1 isoform X2 yields the protein MADEAALALQPGGSPSAVAAEREAASPPAGEPLRKRPRRDGPGLGRSPGEPDGAAPEREVLAAAGGGPALWREAAAATAGGEREAQAAAPGGGDNGPGLQGLSLEPPPADDFDDDDDEGEEEDEVAAIGYRGPYTFVQQHLMIGTDPRTILKDLLPETIPPPELDDMTLWQIVINILSEPPKRKKRKDINTIEDAVKLLQECKKIIVLTGAGVSVSCGIPDFRSRDGIYARLAVDFPDLPDPQAMFDIEYFRKDPRPFFKFAKEIYPGQFQPSLCHKFIALSDKEGKLLRNYTQNIDTLEQVAGIQRIIQCHGSFATASCLICKYKVDCEAVRGDIFNQVVPRCPRCPADEPLAIMKPEIVFFGENLPEQFHRAMKYDKDEVDLLIVIGSSLKVRPVALIPSSIPHEVPQILINREPLPHLHFDVELLGDCDVIINELCHRLGGEYAKLCCNPVKLSEITEKPPRTQKDLAHLLELPPTPLNISEGSSSPERTSPPDSSVIVTFLDQATKSNVDADVSESGDCMGEKSQEVQTSTRSTESVTEQLESPDLKNLGSSTGEKSERTSVAETVRKCWPARLAKEQISKRLDGNQYLFLPPNRYIFHGAEVYSDSEDDVLSSSSCGSNSDSGTCQSPSLEEPIEDESEIEEFYNGLEDDADINERAGGTGFGADGGDQETVNEAVSMKQEATDINYPSNKL